GCGGTACGGAGGACGGCGACCCGCTGCGGGGGCCGGGAACCGCTCCGATCGCGAAAGGGAGAAAGGATAATTATGTCGTCCAAGATTTCATGCATCAAGCCGATGGGCTTCCGGCAGGGGTCCATGGCCCTAGCTGGGATGTTGGCGGTCGCCCTGGGGGCGCATGCCCAAACAGCGGCTGCGTCCGTGCTCGATAATTTCGAAGCGGGCTCCAACCAGAACAAGTTCCTCGGGTATTCTTACTTCTATAACGATGCCACGGACGGCGGCACTTCTGTCGTGACTTCCGCGCATGTGGGCAGCAAACCGAGCGAAGTGCTGGTGGATTCGACCTCCTTCGACGCCGGTTACGCCTCCACCAAGTCCCTTAAGATGGCCTTCACCTACGGCGCCAACAAGCCCAAGTCTTGCGGCGGCACCTGCGCCTACGGCCAGATGGTCGGCTTCGGCACCCAGTTCATTCCCGGTACCGATGTCGCATCGGGAACGGGCACTACGCTCGATCTCACCGGCGCATCCGCCATCACCTTTTACGCCAAGGCTTCCGTGGCCATGAAGATGCGCGTCGAAGTCACGACCACCAATGTGGCCGATTTCGGATTCTTCGTCAGCAACGTGTCGGTCGGGACCGATTGGGGCCCGCAGACCGTGCTGTTGAGCACCGGTTTGGGCGGCATCAACCAGCCCAGCTGGGCCGTGGTCGAACCCTTTGATCCCAAGTTGGTACAGAAACTTCAATTCTCGATTTCCGCGGACGATAACGCCGGGCTTCTGGGCGGCACCGTGTGGCTGGACAGCATCGTGATCCAAGGTTACACCTGGGTTCCGCCGAATGCGTGTATGACCTGCGTTGGCACCACGGCCGCTACCGGCGCCGTGCTTTCCGATCTCGAGCCCGTGACGGCCCCGCCCCGCGCCGCCAATCAGAACGCCGCCGGCGGATTCTGGTTCGCCTATAACGACGTCGGAACGCGCGCTGTCACCGCCCAATCCCAGTACTCGGAAATCTTCTCCGGCGTTGATCTGACCAATCCCACCCCTACGACTCCCCTCATCGTGATTTCCCCGACCAAGGGCGTTGGCGGATCGGGCGCCGCTTACATCGGCTTTACCCTCGGGCCGTCATACACGGCTAACGGATCGTTGGTCCAGCCCTTCGTGGGCATCGGCACCAAGACCTCGGATGCATTGGAAACCGCGGTGATGGATGCCAGCCTTTCGACCGGCGTGGCTTTCGACTACAATACGGATGCGGCTTCGACTTTCAAATTCATCCGCTTGGAAGCCAAGACCAACCAGACGGATTTGGGAACCAATGCGGGCGTAGTGCATAGCGTGCTCCTTCCCGCCACCGGCGGCACTTGGAAGACCGCCATCGTACCCTGGGCCAAGTTTTCCTTGCCCGATTGGGTGGATGTTCCGGACAAGACCGTACCGGTCAAGAAATCCGGCATCACCAAGTTCCAGTGGGCCATTCAAGATGCGCCCGGGACCACCGGCGGCTTGGCCGTCGACAATGTGAAGCTTCCCGGCATGACTGCTATCCCGATCGGCATCCGCAATGCGAGCCGTGCTTTCCACGGATTGCGCATGGCCCAAACCGCCGGCCGCCTCGACGTGACCTTCGACTTGGCTGCGGGTGAAACGGGCGCCAAGCTCACCCTCATCGATTTGAAGGGCCACCAGGTCGCTCCCGCCCAGAGCCTCACCGGCAAGGGCCTGCAGGTGGCGTCGTTGGACACCCATACCCTGCGCAGCGGAATCTACAGCTTGCAGGTGCGTCAGGGCGATGTCGTGCGCGGCGTTCCCGTGACCATTCTCAAGTAAGACCTGAAAGACATTCGGGCGCGGTCTTCCGCGCCTTTAGGTTTTGGGCCTCCGGTTTCTCACCGGAGGCCTTTTTTTTGGCGATGCTGGAGGCGGGTCGGCACATTAGGACGCGAAAGATTCCGTTTATGCAGCCTAGCTTCCGAACTCCGATCCCATCAAGGCCCACTAAAACCCGGTTAGGAGGAACCGTTAGATGAATCGGTCCATTCGCATCATTCTGGGAATGGCCGTCCTGGCCTTGGCCGGACTCGCCGCAGGCCAGAATCCCGACTACAAAGCTCTCCACAATCTGCTGATCCAGTATTACGGCTATCAGCGGGCGGGCGATAAGACAATCGATACCCATAACCCCTTCTATGAACCGCCCAAATCCCCAGCCCCCCATAGCGGGGACAACCTGAGCGGCGCGGATCTCGGGAGCGGTTGGTACGATGCCGGCGACTTCGTGAAGTTCGGCTTGAACCAAGGCTTCGCCGCGTATTGCCTCCTGAAGGGCTTTGACGTCTTCCCCCACGGCTATGACGATATCACCTCCTGGGATTATAAGGGGGCCCCGGACAATATCCCCGACATCCTGGGCGAGGTGAAGCTCTCCACCGATTACCTCCAACGCGCGGTGATCTCGGCCAGCCAGATCGTGGTTGACGTAGGCAATGCCGCGACCGATCACCAAGGCCTGAGCGAGGATGGCTACACCAATTCCTCGCGGACCAGCCCGCGGCAAGTTTATACCGGAGGCGGCGCCGACATCGCCGGCCTCTATGCCGCCGCCCTGGCCTTGATGGGAAACGTGTACAAGAAATACGACGCCACCTACGCCGCCGCTTGCGTGGCGAAAGCGAAGCTGGCCTTCCAGTTCGGCGAAGCGCATCTCAGCCTTTCCACCGAACAGGATGGCGGTAGCTACTACAAGACCACCACTTATAAGGACAAGATGGCCTGCGGTGCGGTGGAGTTGTATCGCGCCACCGGCGACTCGACCTATCTGACCAAAGCGAAAACCTACCTGGGCGGCGTGGTTCAGCATTATTACGTGCTGGGTTACGCGAACGTGGGCGATCTGGCCGCCTTCGAATTGAAGCGGTTGGGCGTGCCGAATGCCGACGCGATCTGGCTCTCCGACGTGGCCAACACCATGAACCGAGTGGTCACCGCCTCCAGCGCTTCGCCCCTCATCAAGGGAGCCTTCATCAACACCGATTGGGGCAATCCCGGCAATGCCGGCTGCGCGGGCTTCAGCGCGGCCCTGGCGTTCATGATCACCGGCGACACCAAGTACCTGACCTTCGCGCGTAACCAGGCCCATTGGGTGGCCGGGATTTCGCCTTTCACCCAATCCTACGTCGTCGGCTTCGGGAACGGCACCTCCATCAGCCCGCATCATCGTAATGACGTCGCGCGCTTGAACGGGGTGCGGCTCAAGGGCGGCGTGGTCGCCGGTCCTTACCCCGGCGGAACCTTCGATGCCACCAAGCCGGAAGCGAGCTCATGGTCATTCAACCCCAGCGATGCGACCAATTACAAGAACGTGGAATGCGCCATCAATTACAATGCCGGCATGGTCGGCCTGGTCGGTTTCTTGAGGGATTACGACAATCCCCCGGCTGATTTGATCCGCATCACCACCGCGCTCTCGGCAACCCCCGGCAATGCCGATCTCAGCACCGGAAAGGTGACCATTTCCGGGGCCTTGGAAAAGACCGCCGCCTGGACGATTACCTTCACCGGCAGCGTCAGCAAGGCCAAGAAGTCCGTGACCGGATCGGGAGCGGCCATCAGCGTTGCCTGGGGCGGCGAGTCGGACTCGGGAAGCTTCGTGGCTGGCGAAAGCGTGATTGCCAAGCTAGACATGCCGAATATTGCGCCCTACCACCTTTCCCGCGCCCAGACCTCCTTCAATATCTCCGCCCTTAAGTTGGAAGCCTTCAAGGCTACCGACGTCAAGCTCGATGATTTCGAGGACGGGGACACCGTGAATGCCGTGGGTGGCGTTTGGAAAATCTTCAACGACAAGCCGACGGGCACTTCCAGCAGCAATCCCCTGGCCATGGGGCCGTCCGTGCTGACGGGCGAAGGACAAGGCGGGGGCAAAGGCATCGGCATCCGCTTGATTAGCGGAGCCGGGGCTACGCATCCGATGGTAGGCGTGAAGACCACCTTCAATGCCACCGGCGCGCCGGTAAGCATCGGCCCTACGACGAGCATCGTTTTCGACGTGATGGCGACCTCGGGGAGCAGCCTGTGGGTCGAGTTGGAGCAATCCGACATCACCGATGGGGCCTACTACCAAAAGGAAATCGATTTCGCCAACAGCTCCTGGAATCGCATCCGCGTCCCGATCGCTTCTCTGGCGCAGCCGTCCTGGAAGACCGTCGCCAAAAACCTGAATACGGGATCGGTCACCGGTTTGCGTTTCACGTATTACGGGACGACCAACATCCGCTTCAGCCTGGATAACGTGTACATGGAAAACCTGAAGATCGGCGGTGTGGCCATCCATTCCCAGGCGGGCAAAGGCCACGCCGCCCTGAGCGCCCTGAGGACCGGGCGCGACGGGCTGCGCTACTTCTTCCAGCCTCCGGTGGCCGTAGCCGGCGATTGGAAGGCCGAAGTGGTGGATGCCTTCGGGCGAACCCTCGATAGCAAGAACCTGGGGAAAGTGGGAGCGGGGGAGTCGGTGGACTTCAACGGTCTCCGCCTGACTCCCGGATGGTATTTCCTCCGGCACACGGCGAACGGCACTTCCCAGGAGTACGTGCAACGCATCTACGTCCGCCCAGAGGCCCAGTAAGCCTTCTCGCCTCGCATTGGGCGCTCCCGCGCGCCCAAGCAAGCTCATCTTCGATCCAATTACGATGAAGAACCCCGGCCGCCGGCCCCTGGAAACAGGGATCGGCTTTGGCATTTTGCCCAATGCGTGCGCCAAAAAATCCGAATGGATCGGGATTCAAAAATCCGAACGGTTCGGATTTTTATGGTTGGTCAATCCGGCGGGCTAAAAAGGCTCCGGATCAGGCCTGAAATGGCTGAATCCGGATAGAAGAGGGGATAGGCAGCCTGGATGTGGCCGACCAGATTATTACCCGAGGGAAGGCGGAATTATTGGCCGACGGAAGGCTGCGCTTCCGCGCTGCGGCTTTGCCCGGCTTCCGGGTGGTTCGCCACCAGACCGTGCTTCCCGAGCTCCTGCGGAATGCGGGCCAACAATGCCAAGCCTACGAAAAAGGCCAGGAGAATCAGCATCTCCCAAAGGGGAAGTTGTTGACGTGATTTGTCGGTGGTAGAGCCCATGCGAGGCCTCCGGGGGGTTGTCCGGAATGAAAACTAATTCAATGCGCTTTTTTCCGCTCACCGAAAATCGCCCCGATCCGGAATAGGGAATCCAGCCTGCGAGGAGCATGTGTCCCGAATTGGCAAGCTCCCGGACGCGGGGAACATGCATGTGACGGGAGCCCTGGAGACCCCGTCAGGCGGGCCCGGGAGGGCGGGACCCGGAACGGGTTCATTAATCCAGAAGGATCCGGAAGTTCCAGGGCCAATCCGCCCGGCCGCGAATTACCGTAACGGCGACGTTACCCGCCCATTGGCGCAATCGGTCGCGTTGATCGCGCGCCGGCCCTACTCCTGGAGCAGGGCGGCGGCGGAATGCGGGGGCAGGACGAGTTTCATGGATTCGGATAGGGTCATGCGCTCGCCTTGACCGGAGCCGGTTTTGGCATCGGACTTGTCCAACCGCTTCAAGACACCCGAGCCTTTGAGGCCGGGAATGGTAAGGGTCACGACCGCTTCCGTTTCGGGATGCTTGTTCAGCAAGAGGACTGCCTTGGTCCCATTCGCACGCTCTGTCAGGTAGCAGGAAATATCGCTTTCCGCATCCGCCTCCGCCGATTTGATCTTGCACTCCAGAAGCTTTCCGCGCAGGACCTCGGAAGCCAACTTGAAGGCGTGGTACGAGGGCCGGGGGACGTTGTCCCCGTCCGGGGCGCCGGTGCGCGACAGGTATCCGTAATCCCCGCCTTGCTCGGTAATGTTGTTATGGATGTCCCAATAATCGGCATGCTCGATATTGTGCTTGGCCAACTCGCCCAGGTAGTCCAGGACGAACAATCCGTTAATCAAGCTCAAGCTCTGCGGGCCCGGCTTGAAGTCCACGGAGTTCCATTCCGTAAGCCAAATCCCGTATTGGTGGCCAGGCGCGCCGTATTGCTTCAACTGCCGTTTCACGCCCGGGATGATCTCGTCCAGGCTTTGCGGCGCCGCCAGCAGGGCTTGGTCGTTTTCCTCGCCGGCGTGCTGCGGATAATGATGCACGATGACCGCATCGGCCAGATCCTTGGTGGACTCCATGACCAGCTTGTTCCACTCGCCGTCGATAACGAAGATGACCGCCACCTGGATGGTGGGATCGACCGCCTTCATGGCCTTGATGAACTCGGCCGCGCGCTTGCCGTAGGTCGTCCCGTCGGTATGCTGCGGATGCCAGTCGCCGTAGAGCTCATTGCCGATTTCCCAGAGCTTGACGCCGGCCTTCTTGGTGATGTTCACGTAGCGGACCCAATCGGCGGCTTCTTCGGGCGTGCCCTTGCCGTAATTGACCGTGAACATGCCTTCGTTCCCGGTCTCCTTAAGCCACTGCAGGAACTCGTCCGTGTCCACCAGGAAATCCTTCTTGTCCAGTACTTGCTTCCAATGATCGTCGTCGGCGCGCAGGCCACCCGGGTAACGAACGACCTTATGATTCACGGCCTTCAC
Above is a window of Fibrobacterota bacterium DNA encoding:
- a CDS encoding glycoside hydrolase family 9 protein, with translation MNRSIRIILGMAVLALAGLAAGQNPDYKALHNLLIQYYGYQRAGDKTIDTHNPFYEPPKSPAPHSGDNLSGADLGSGWYDAGDFVKFGLNQGFAAYCLLKGFDVFPHGYDDITSWDYKGAPDNIPDILGEVKLSTDYLQRAVISASQIVVDVGNAATDHQGLSEDGYTNSSRTSPRQVYTGGGADIAGLYAAALALMGNVYKKYDATYAAACVAKAKLAFQFGEAHLSLSTEQDGGSYYKTTTYKDKMACGAVELYRATGDSTYLTKAKTYLGGVVQHYYVLGYANVGDLAAFELKRLGVPNADAIWLSDVANTMNRVVTASSASPLIKGAFINTDWGNPGNAGCAGFSAALAFMITGDTKYLTFARNQAHWVAGISPFTQSYVVGFGNGTSISPHHRNDVARLNGVRLKGGVVAGPYPGGTFDATKPEASSWSFNPSDATNYKNVECAINYNAGMVGLVGFLRDYDNPPADLIRITTALSATPGNADLSTGKVTISGALEKTAAWTITFTGSVSKAKKSVTGSGAAISVAWGGESDSGSFVAGESVIAKLDMPNIAPYHLSRAQTSFNISALKLEAFKATDVKLDDFEDGDTVNAVGGVWKIFNDKPTGTSSSNPLAMGPSVLTGEGQGGGKGIGIRLISGAGATHPMVGVKTTFNATGAPVSIGPTTSIVFDVMATSGSSLWVELEQSDITDGAYYQKEIDFANSSWNRIRVPIASLAQPSWKTVAKNLNTGSVTGLRFTYYGTTNIRFSLDNVYMENLKIGGVAIHSQAGKGHAALSALRTGRDGLRYFFQPPVAVAGDWKAEVVDAFGRTLDSKNLGKVGAGESVDFNGLRLTPGWYFLRHTANGTSQEYVQRIYVRPEAQ